The Euphorbia lathyris chromosome 8, ddEupLath1.1, whole genome shotgun sequence genome has a window encoding:
- the LOC136203806 gene encoding glucan endo-1,3-beta-glucosidase 13 codes for MATGFQLMLATSLLLTFLVFCRGSSIGVCYGRNADDLPTPDKVVQHVQQHNIKYLRIYDSNIQVLKAFANTGIELMVGIPNSDLLAISQFQSNADSWLRNSILPYYPATKITYITVGAEVTESPNNASAQLVPAMNNVLTALKKAGLHKRIKVSSTHSLGVLSRSFPPSAGAFNSSHAFFLKPMLEFLAENHSPFMINIYPYYAYRDSSSNVSLDYALFESSSDVIDPNTGLLYTNMFDAQIDALYYALMGLNFRTIKVMVTETGWPSKGSPKETAATPDNAQTYNTNLIRHVIDNAGTPARPGEAVDTYIFSLYNENRKPGIESERNWGLFYPYGTSVYNLDFTGKGVVDVSKNATLSSLNGTAWCIASNNATQLDLQSALDWACGSGNVDCSAIQPSQPCFEPDTLVSHASFAFNSYYHQNGATDVACSFGGSGVKVDKDPSYDNCLYMTTGNNKTAASNTTAMTSTSSSWRNKVSTWTSSFCILFYIAVLRIGYA; via the exons ATGGCTACTGGATTTCAGCTTATGCTTGCTACGTCACTGTTGCTTACGTTTCTCG TCTTTTGCCGAGGAAGCTCGATAGGAGTTTGCTATGGAAGGAATGCTGATGACCTACCAACACCAGATAAAGTTGTGCAGCATGTTCAGCAGCATAACATCAAATATTTGAGGATATATGATTCTAATATCCAAGTTCTGAAGGCCTTTGCGAACACTGGAATCGAACTCATGGTTGGAATTCCGAATTCAGATTTACTAGCAATATCTCAATTTCAGTCGAATGCAGACTCGTGGTTGAGAAACAGTATTCTGCCTTATTACCCTGCCACAAAGATCACATACATAACTGTTGGTGCAGAAGTCACCGAGAGCCCCAACAACGCCTCTGCGCAACTTGTACCTGCAATGAACAATGTCCTCACAGCTCTGAAAAAAGCTGGTTTACATAAAAGGATTAAAGTTTCAAGCACCCACTCGCTTGGGGTTTTGTCTCGGTCATTCCCGCCGTCTGCTGGTGCTTTTAATAGCAGCCATGCTTTTTTCCTGAAACCTATGTTAGAATTCCTTGCTGAAAATCACTCCCCTTTTATGATTAATATATACCCTTACTATGCTTACAGAGATTCTTCAAGCAATGTTTCTTTAGATTACGCTCTTTTCGAGTCATCCTCAGATGTGATAGATCCGAATACTGGTTTGCTATACACGAACATGTTCGATGCTCAGATTGATGCCCTCTATTATGCTCTGATGGGTCTGAATTTCCGGACAATTAAGGTTATGGTTACCGAGACTGGTTGGCCATCGAAAGGTTCTCCTAAGGAGACAGCAGCAACTCCTGATAATGCCCAGACCTACAACACTAATTTGATTCGTCATGTCATCGATAACGCTGGTACTCCGGCAAGGCCTGGAGAAGCGGTAGATACTTATATATTCTCCTTGTACAATGAGAACAGAAAGCCTGGTATTGAGTCTGAGAGGAACTGGGGTTTATTTTATCCCTACGGGACAAGTGTCTATAATTTAGATTTTACAGGAAAAGGAGTTGTTGATGTGTCGAAAAACGCCACTCTTAGCAGTTTGAATGGCACGGCATGGTGTATTGCTTCAAATAATGCTACTCAACTTGACTTGCAGAGTGCCTTAGATTGGGCATGTGGCTCCGGGAACGTTGACTGCTCTGCCATCCAGCCTAGTCAACCTTGTTTCGAGCCGGACACTCTTGTTTCACATGCATCTTTTGCATTCAATAGTTATTACCATCAAAATGGAGCTACTGATGTTGCTTGCAGCTTTGGTGGGTCAggagttaaagttgacaaagaTCCAA GCTATGATAATTGCTTGTATATGACGACGGG GAACAATAAAACAGCAGCTAGTAACACCACAGCAATGACTTCAACTTCATCATCATGGCGGAACAAAGTTTCAACATGGACTTCCAGTTTCTGTATCTTGTTTTACATTGCGGTCCTACGCATTGGTTATGCGTGA